From the genome of Spirochaetaceae bacterium:
CCGCCACCGTCACCGGTCCGCCGGAACCGGCATTCCAGGTCGCCTCCGCGGCCACCCCGAACAGCAGCAGGTCAGGGCCAAGCACGGGCGGCGCGTAGCTCCCGCTGGCGGGGCCGTCCACGGAGCGGGTCCCGGTGCTCAAGCCATGGGCCCACCCGGCCCGCAGGTCGACGGCGCCGATGCCGCCTCCCAGCCATGCCAGCCAGCCCTCGTCCGGCTGGATCGCGCGGTTGCTGTGCTGCCCGTCGTAGACCAGGTGTGGCAGCCAGCGCGGAAACCCCAGCACCGGCCGCACTCCGGCCGCCAGATGCCAGTCCGGCGTGCCGCCGGAGCGCACCCGCACCGCCGGCAGTGCGAACAGCCGCTCTCCGGTGCGCCCCGCCGCCAGGCCGACGACGGCTCGCGGGCCGTGCGCCGAGATCAACTCCAGCTCCGTCGCGAGCGCCGGCCGCCACTCGGCGGGGGCCGAACGCGCCCGCCAGTGCTGCGCGGACAGCGTTCCCGACCACGGGCCCGCGCCGCCGCTCAACGCTATCCACGCGGCTCGTGCGCCCCGGCCCGCTCCCAGGTCGCCGGCGACGGTCGCGGCGCCCTCGAGACCGACCCGCCAGGAGTTGGCCTCCAGCGCGACCTGCGCCGACACGTCGGCCGCCCCGCCGTCACGCGTGGGGGCCAGCCCGGACAGTCCCAACTCCACGTTCGGAACGAAGCCGGCATCCCGGTAGGACAGGGCGGCGAGAGTCTCATCCAGGGTATCCGCGCCGACGGCGCCGGCCCATGCGCTGAACACCGAGCTGCGTTCCACCGCCTGCACCGATCTGGCGATGCGCAGCACGCCGCCCGGCTCGGGTAACGGCCCGAAACCCGGTGCGTTGACCGCGGGCGCCGCGCGATGCACGGCGCGGCGGCGATCCGACCCCGGCACGGCGAGCGGCTCCTGGTTCACCGGCGGCCCGAGAGGGGGCAGCAGAATGAGCGGATCCTCGGCGGTGACGGTGAGATCGGGGACCTCCAGCGGCGCGGCGCCCGCTTCCTGTGCCGCTGCCGGCCAGTGCGCGGACGCCGCGAACGCCAGCGACAGCACCACCCTGGTGCGCCATGCCGCCGGCGTTGCTCGCCGGCACACCCATGCGCGGCGCACCGGCACGCGGCACGCCGGCGGTGGCGCGGTGGTCCGGTGTACACTGGCAACGCCCGGCAATGAGTGACACACCCGATATCCTGGACCGGTTCGTGGTGTTCGAAGGCCTCGACGGAGCGGGCACCTCGACCCAGTTGGGGATGCTGCGGGACGCACTTCGCGAGCGCGGCACGGCCTGCTTCGCCACCTGCGAACCCACCGACGGACCGATCGGAAGGCTGATCCGCGCGGTATTGCGCGGCGAGCTGTCGGTGTCCGGGTGCACGCTTGCGCTGCTGTTCGCGGCCGACCGCAGCGAACACCTGCACGCTCCGGACGGCGTGCTCGCCGTCCTGCGCGGCGGCGGCTACGTGGCCAGCGATCGCTACCTCTTCTCCAGCGTGGTATATCAATCAACGGACTGCCCCGCCGACTACGTGTCTGCCATCAACGCCCGCTTCCCGCTGCCGCGCCGCCTGATCTTCATCGACACTCCGCCGGAGGAGTGCCAGCGGCGCGTTGCCGCTCGCGGCGCGCGCGAGCTGTTCGACCGTCTGCCGTTGCAGCGGCGCCTGCGCGAGCGCTACCTGGAGGTGAACGCGCACTACGCGGCGCTCGGTGTGGAGGTCGTGACCGTGGACGGCAGTGGGCCGCCGGCGGCCGTGTTCGACCGCATCTGGAAGCACATGGCGAGGTTCTGAGTGCGCCGCCACGATCACGCCGCGACCGTGAAGACGATGCGACCCGGCATTCATCGGATCAGCATCGCGTCGCCGTAGGAAAAGAAACGGTAGCGCATCTCGACGGCCGTGGCGTACGCGGACCGGATCGCCCGCTCGCCGGCCAGCGCGCAGACCAGCGCCAGCAGCGAGGAGCGCGGCGTGTGGAAGTTGGTCAACAACTGATCCACCACCCGGAACCGGTACCCGGGATAGATGAACAGGTCGGTGGACCCGGGGCCGCGGCGCAGCGTGCCGCCGTCCCAGGCCGCCTCCAGGGTACGCACCACGGTGGTCCCCACCGCCACCACCGGGCGGCGTTCGCGCCGCGCCTGCTCCACCGCCAGCGCGGCTGCCTCCGGAACCGAGTAACGCTCGCGGTGCATCACGTGGTCCTCGATCCGCTCGCTGCGAATCGGCGCGAAGGTGGCGGTTCCGACGTGCAGCGTCACGCGCACCACCGCGACCCCGCGTTGCCGGAGCTGCCGCAACAGTACGTCCGTGAAGTGCAGTCCGGCGGTGGGCGCGGCCGCGGAACCGGGATGCTCGGCATATACCGTCTGGTAGCGTTCGGCATCCGCGGCGTCCGCGGGACGGTCGATATACGGCGGTAACGGTATCGAACCGTGCTGCTCCAGGTAGCCGGGCTCGACCGGGCGATCGAAGGAGAGCACCACCGCGCCGCTCCCGTCCGGCGGTGCGCCAAGCGATGCGGACAGGCCGCCCGGGAATGCCACGGTGCGTCCGCCGCGGGCAAGCCGCCGCGCGCCACGCGCAAGCGCCAGCCAGCGGGTGCCGCCTTTGGTTCCGGCCAGCAGCAGAAACGGCACCTCTCTACCACTCGGCAGGCAGCCGGACAGGCGCGCGTGCAACACCCGGGTGTCGTTCAGCACCAGCACGCTGCCCGCAGTGAGGAACGCCGGCAACTCGGCCACCCGCGCATGGTGCAGCGCTCCGGAAGCCCGCTCCAGCACCATGAGCCGTGCCGCGCTGCGCTGCTCCGCCGGCCGCTGCGCGATCAACTCCGGCGGCAGATCAAAACAGAACCTGCTGGTCCGCATCGGTCCCCTTCCGCGATGGCGCACCGGCGAGCGGAAGCCCCAGGTGCTGGTATGCCAGCGGGGTCACCACCCGGCCGCGCGCGGTGCGCTGCAGAAATCCGCGTTGAATCAGATATGGCTCATACACGTCTTCCAGGGTGTCCACGGCCTCGCTGATGGTAATCGCCAGGGTTTCCGATCCCACCGGTCCGCCGTCGTACTTGGTGATGATGGTATTCAGTATTTCACGATCGAGCTTGTCGAGCCCGCTGGAGTCCACCTCCAGCGCTGCCAGACCGCGTTCCACGATCTGCAACGAGATCGCCCCGTCGGCCCATACCTGCGCGTAGTCGCGCATCCGGCGCACCAGGCGGTTGGCCACGCGAGGGGTGCCGCGCGAGCACTGCGCCAGCACCCGCACGGCGCCGCCATCCAGTTCCGTTTGCAGAATTCCGGCCGTGCGGCGCACGATCGCGGCGATCTCGGGCGGCTGGTAGTAGTCGAGGCGGGTGGTGATGCCGAAGCGGGAGTGGAGCGGACCGGACACCAGCCCGGTCTTGGTGGTGGCGCCGACCAGCGTGAACGGCGGCAGCGGAATCTTGATGGAGCGCGCACCCGGTCCCTGCCCCACCACCACGTCGATCTCGTTGTCTTCCATGGCGGTGTACAGCAGTTCCTCCACCGGCGGACGCAGGCGGTGAATCTCGTCGATAAAGAACACGTTGCGCTCGCCGATGTGGGTGAGAATCGCGACCAGGTCGCCGGTCTTTTCCAGCGCCGGCGCCGACGTAGCCTGGAATTCCACGCCCATTTCGTTCGCCAGGATCGCGGCCAGCGTGGTCTTGCCGAGCCCCGGCGGGCCGCTCAGGAACACGTGATCCAGACTCTCGCCGCGCTGCCGCGCGGCCGCCACGAACACCGACAGATTCTCGCGCAGGCGATCGTGACCGATGAAATCGCGCAGGCGCCTGGGGCGCAGCGCGCCCTCCTCACGGTCGTGGTCCGGCAGGTAGGTGCCGGCAACGTCGCGGTCAGCCACTGGTCCCGCTGCCCGGTGCGGCGGGGACGGGCGTCCGCTCGGCGGTGAGCGAGCTCAGGCGGGCGACCGCGCGGCGCAGGATCTCCTGCTCGCTGTCGCTGGCCGCGCCGGCCTCCGCGGCCAGTTCCTTGATTGCCGCGCGCACCGCGCCGCGTGCCTCGCGGGTGCCGAATCCCATGCCGGTCAGCGCCGCGGTAAGGTCCTCCTCCAACCCGGGGGTCCGCGCCGCGGCGGCGGGCGGCAGGCTGAGCTTGCCCTGCAGGGCGAGCACCATTTTCTGGGCGGTCCTGTTGCCGAGGCCGGGAATCTGCACCAAGCGGGGCAGGTCGTTGGTCTCCAGTGCCTGCACCAGTTCGGCGGCCTCGATTCCGGACAGGATGCGGAGCACCAGCCGCGGCCCCACCCCGCCGACCCGCAGCAGGTCGAGAAACAGGGCGCGTTCCGCCTGCGAGGCGAACCCGTAGAGCCGCATCTGGTCATCGCGATGGTACAGGAAGGTGTACAGCTTCACCTCGGCGCCGGGCGCCGGCAGCGCCTCCAGGCTACGCGCCGAAATCGACAGTTCCAGTTCCAGCCCACCCACCTGGACGTGGGCGACGTCGAGGCCCTTGTGAGTCAGCCGGCCGGTGACGCTGTACAACATCGGTCAGGCCGATTCTACCGCGTCGCGGCGGCGCGGGCGAGTGCGGCACGCACCGGCGCGTGCTGCACGTGGCACAGTGCGACCGCCAGCGCATCGGCACTGTGGTCGCTCACCGGCTCGTCGTGCAGGCCGAGCACCATCTTCACCGAGCGCATCACCTGCTCCTTGGGCGCCCTGCTGTGACCGGCCACCGCCTGCTTCACGGCGCCGGGCGCGTATTCGCCGTAATTCACCTTGCACTGCGCCAGCACCAAAATAATAACACCGCGCGCCTGAGCGACGGCAAACGCCGTTCGCACGTTCCTGGAGAAGTACAACTCCTCGATGGCACTCTCGTCGGGGCGATAGCGTTCGATTACCTGGCGCAGGCCGTCACCCAGCATGACCAGGCGGTCGCCGTAGTCGGCGCCGGCGGGCGTGCGGATGACGCCGTCGGCGATGCGCCGTACGCGGCTGCCGGTAGCGGCCAGCACGCCGTACCCGGTCGACGCAAGCCCCGGATCAATGCCGAGCACCACGCTCATCGCGCGTCCATCCTCTCGCAGGGCCGCGGCGAGTGCCACGCCGCGGGCAGCCGCTCAACCGATATCCGCGGCAACCGGCTCCGGCGCCTCCATGTTGGTCGACACCTGCTGAACGTCGTCGTGATCCTCAAGCGCTTCGATCAGCCGCAGAGCGCTGCCCGCCTTGCCCTCGTCGAGCGGCATGCTGGCATCCGGAACCCAGGAGATCTCGGCCATGCGATGTTCGAGACCGGCGCGTTCCACGACGTCGAGCGTGGCATGGAAGTCCTCCGGCCCGGTCAGGACCTCGACCGTGTCGTCGTCGGAGGAGACGTCCTCGGCACCGCCCTCGAGCACCACCTCCATCACCTGGTCTTCGTTGTAACGCTCTGCTTCGAAAGCTATTACTCCTTTACGGGAAAACAGGTAGGAAACGGATCCGGTCTCCCCGAGGTTGCCGCCCCCCTTGGTGAGGATATTGCGTATCTCCGCCGCCGAGCGATTCTTGTTGTCGGTGAGCACCTGGATCAACAGCGCGACCCCGCCGGGGCCGTACGCTTCGTAGAGCAGCTCGTGGAAGTCGGATCCCTCGCCGCCGCCGGACCCTTTCTTGATCGCGCGATCGATGTTGTCGCGCGGCATGTTGGCCTCGCGGGCCTTGAGCATCACCGTGCGCAGGCGCGGATTCGCGTCGGGGTCGCCGCCGCCGAGGCGGGCGGCGACGGTGATCTCCCGGATCAGCTTGGTGAAGATCTTGCCGCGTTTAGCATCCGTGGCGCCCTTCTTGTGGCGTATCGAGTGCCATTTGCTGTGGCCTGACAATATTCTGACTCCTGTTCATGCACCCTACCAGCCGCCATTGATGCGCGTCAACGCGGGGTGGACGGAAGGGCCGCGCCGCGCGGTCCGCTGACGGGCAGACAACGCGTAAGATAGAATTGGCGGCGAGCATGCGCGCGCACCGTACCTTCTCCGGCGCCAGTCCTCGCGGTAGCCGGTTCCGCGGTGCTGTCCACGTACCCCTGCTGGCACGCCGCACGCTGGTATTCGGCTCCATCCGCAGCTTCGCCTTCGGCATCCTGGAATCAGGTCCGAAGACCTTCTTCCTGCTGATAGCGGTGCGCCACTTCGATGCCGGCGACGCCGTCAAGACGCTGGTGTCGCTGCCGCAGGCATTCGGCCTGATTGCGGCTCTGCTGGCGGTGGCCTACCTGGCGCGCCTTCCTCTGCGGCGCAACCTGGTGGTGGCCGGCGCGATGGCACTTGCCGCGGTCGGGTTCTTTGCCGCGGCCGCGGCCGGCTCCCTGACCTGGCACGTCCTGTGGCTGATACCGGCATCCGCCACCGGTGCGGTTACGCTGCCCTTGTACACCGCGATCATCAAGGAGAATTACCCGGCGCGGCTGCGCGGCAGACTGGTAGCCGTCGAGCTGGTGCTGGCGATGCTCGGCTCAGCACTGTTCCACGTCGTCGGCGGCGCGATTCTGGAGAGTTCCGGCGACCGCTATCGTATCGTGATCGCCGCCTACGGCATCGCCAACCTGATCGCGGCGGGCGCACTGCTGTTCGTGCCGTCGCGGCGGCCGCGGCGCGCCGCCAGCGCCGCGCAGGCGGTGTCTCCGCTGGCGGCGCTGGCGCTGCTGTGGCGCGACCGCACGTTCGGCCTGACCGTCGGGGCGTGGTTTCTTTTCGGCCTCGGCAGCCTGCTGGTTGCGCCTCTGCGCATCCTGTTTCTGACCGAGCCGCGCTACGGATTCGACCTGCCGGCGGCCCAGGTCGCGCTCATCGCCGGCACCGTCCCGGACATCATGCGCCTGGTGTTCACGCCGATCTGGGCAAACCTGTTCGACCGTTTCAATTTCATCACGGTCCGGGTCGGCCTGAACACGTGCTCGGTGCTCAGCATCGTGCTGTTCTTTCAGTTGCACAGCGTGCCGGCAGCCATCGTCGGCGCGGCGCTGATGGGGGCGTTCAACGCCGGCGGGATGCTGGCGTGGAGCTTGTGGGTAACTCGCTTTGCCGACCGCGAGAACACGGCTGCGTACATGTCGGCACACACCTTTGCCACCGGCATGCGCATGATGCTCGGCGCCACGGTCGGCATTCAGCTTGCCAGCCGCGCGGGAGCCGAACTGGTGGCGTGGATCGCGACCGGATTCGTGGTGCTCGGCACGATCGCGCTACTGCCGCTGCGGCGCCGCGAGCAACGCTTCGCGGCCCGACCCCGGTAGCCCGGCGCCGTCCGGCCACCGCGCGACCAGCCGTTCGCGCCCGCGACCGGCCTGCTCCAACCAGTCGCTCGCCGTCGCCATCAGGGCATCGAGTTGCAGGCGCCCGCGCGCGGTCAGCGCCAGCCGCGCGTGCGGGGGATGCGGGCGGTGCGCCAGTCCGCGCCTGCGCCACCGTTCCCACAGTTCGCCGAGCAACGCCGCCGGCGACGGCCGGTACCATTCCGACTCGGCGGCGATGCCGTCGGTGAGCCGCAACCCCTGCAGGAGGTGTTCCACCAGCAGGTCGCGTGCCGATACCGGTTCCGTGTTGCACCCCCATCCAATGCCTTGACCGGCCAGGTAGGAGTCGAGCGCCGCCGTGTGGGTGCAGCGCACCGCACCCGATTCGGTGGGCACCGCGCCGCCATACCGGGCCGCGGCCGCCGCCGGCAGCGTGCCGACCGATCCCGGTCCGGCTGCCGCCACCGGCCGCGACTGCAGGGCGTGGCACAGGTAGCGCGATCGGTCGCCTGCTCGTGCGAAGTGGCATACCTCGTAGTCGGCATACCCGCGCCGGCGCAGCCGCTCGCCGGCGGCCAGCCACAGCGCGTCGGCGGCGGCGCTCGGTTGCAGCCCCCCCGCCGGCGGATCCGCCAACTGCAGCAGCGTGACGTGGTCCACACCCAGGTCCGCCACGCGGTCCACGTCCGCCTGCACGTCGGCCACCTGCTGGCCGGGCACGCCGGCGAGCAGATCCAGATTCAGCCTGCCGCGCCAGGCGCGAGAGACCAGCTCCATGGCGGCGTGCAGTTCGGAACCGGTGCAGGGCCGCCCGAGCCGGCGCAACGACGGCTCGGCAAACGACTGCACGCCGATCGACAGACGATCGATGCCGGCGCTCGCGCAGGTCTCCAGCAGGTCGGGTGTCACGTCCTCGGGGTTCGCCTCCAGCGTACACTCGCACTGCCGACTGCCGCCTTCGTCTGGCGCCGGAGTGAGCAGCGCATCGGCCAGCCCGGTCAGCAGCCGGCGCAGTTCCGCCGGCGGCAGGAAGCTGGGCGTGCCGCCGCCTACGTACAGCGCCGCAACAGGGCGATCTGCCAGCGCATCGCGCAGGGTTTCCACTTCGCTCAATACGGCAGTCACCAACTCAGGCGCCCGGTCCAGGCTGCCGACGGTGACCGGATAGTCGCAATAGGGGCAAAGCGCCGCGCAGAACGGCACGTGGACATAGTACGCGACCGCGGCGCGCCGCGGGGCCGCGGTCATCGCACGCCGGTCAGCGCACCGCCGCCCAGCGCGACGGCGGCCAATAGTGGAACAGGGCCCTCCCTAACACCTTGTCCAGCTTTACGGGGCCGAAGTCTCGGCTGTCGCGGGAGTCGTCGCGATTGTCACCCATCGGCATGAACGCGGCCGGAGGCACCTGCCAGCCATGCTCGAGGCGCCGCCAGTCGCGCGCGAGCGCGTGACTGTGTGGATCCAACTGGTAGCGGGCGCGGGCGATCCAGGTGTTGGAGAAACTGTAGTCGACCCGGCCGAGGTCGCGGATGCGCTCGGCGGCCAACGCCTCCGCGGCCGACACCGGCATGCCCGCGGCAGCCCGCACCCGCGCCATCGAGGCGAGCCGCAGATCAGAATAGCTGTCCTGCGGGAACAACCGCCGCACGCTGTAGGGCAATCCCAGTGCCTGCATCAGCTCCCGCTCCGGGCGCCACGGCCCCGCGCCGCCGACCATGATCTCCACGTCGCCGTCGCGCACGCGTACCCGGTCGCCCGGCATGCCGACGGCTCTCTTGATGAGAAAGTGAGCGCGCGGCCGGCCTTGCTCGTCGGTATCGATGTTGACCAGCGACAGGGTGGCCATGTAGATGACACGCTGCACCAGTTCGAGCACCGGCCCGACCGGTGCGTAGGTGGGGTTCTCGAAGATTATCACCTCGCCGCGGCGCGGCTGCCGCGGGCTCGGCAGCTTGACCGATCCCGGTATCAGCTCGGGCCCGTAGATCAGCTTGTTCACGAAGATGCGGTCGCCCACCAGCAGGGTCGGCACCATCGATTCGGACGGAATGCGGTACGCCTGCAGCAGGAACTGGTTGATCACCAGCACGATCAGAATCGCCGACCCGATCGCCTCCGCCCAATCGAGCAGCGGGTGCTTGCCCTGCATGCGGATCTTGCGGCGCACGCGGCGCAGGCGGCGCCAGGACAGGTACCGTTCGGTAACCGCCACCACTCCGTGCTGCCAGCGCTGCCACGCGTTGGAGAAGTCTGCGGACCGGGGCGGCGACGGCGTCTTGCTCACGCTCCGGTAAGGTAGTGGAACCGCCGTTGTCTGGGCAATGGGCGCTCATCGAGCTATGCGCGGCGTTGGGCGCATACCTATACTTGGCGAACCATGCACGCGCGGCGCGCACGCAACAGGACGCTCCCCAATGCGGCGGACCACCGGGTCCGGCTGCGGCCGGTGGCCGGCATCGCACCGGGCACCTATCTCACCGTGCTGTACGGGTGTGCGGCCGCGGCCCTGCTGTTCGCCACCCTGGTATTGCCCGGCCTGCGCTGGTCCGGCTCGGTGATCGAGTTTACCTCGTCACCGGCCGCGGCCACGGTGTCGGTGGATGGACGTTTTGCCGGCGTCACGCCGCTGGCGGTGCGCGTCGCCGCGGGTACGCGGTCCGTGACCGTGGCCAAGGATTACTTCCATCCTCAGGAGTTGTCGCTGGAGGTGGGCGGCCGCATCCTGCTGAGTTGGCCGCTGCCGCGTCGAGACGCACGCCACGTCGAGTTGGCGCCCGCCGACGCGGAAGGATTGCTGCGCCATGCGCTGCTCGATCTTGCCCGCAATCCGACCGTCGCCCGCATCGTCACCGATGCCGCCGGCGATCTCGCGCTTGCCGGACAACCGTCGACGGAATTGGGCGAGCGCCTGTTGCGCAACGCGATGCTTCTGATCGAGGACGAAGCCGGGCTCGCCGCCCTGCTCGCCGCCCATACCCGGCTCGCGGGCGGCTCGCCGCCGTCGGCCGCGGGAGTGCAGCGGCTGCTGCGAGACCTGGCGCGGCTCGCCGCCGACAGTCCGAGCCTGCCGCTGTGGTTCGCCGCCCTGCTCCCGCGGGAACCGCGGACCGAACTGCTCGCTTCCGACTGGTACGGCGCGGCGGCCGAGCAGGGCCGGCGCCTCGCTGCCGAGCAACCCGCGGCGTCCGGGCCAACCGAGTATCCCGAGGACACCGTGACCGCCGCCGGCATGGTGTTCCACCGCATTCCCGCGGGCACGTTCGTCATGGGCGACGCGCGGCCGCTGACGGGCGCGCAGGAACCGGTGCTGCCGTTCGAGACCTGGCCGCACCGGCTTGCGGTGGCATCGTTCTACCTGCAGCAACGGGAAGTGACGAAGGCCGCATACGCCCGCTTCGTGGCCGAGCGCCCGGAGTGGTCACCGGGGAATCGGGCCGCACTGATGGCGCGCGGAGTAGTCGCACAGGACTACCTGGCGGACTGGGAGAACGGGGCGCCGCCGGCGGGCCGGGAACGGGAGCCGGTGGTGTACGTGTCGGCGCCCGCGGCCGAGGCGTTTGCGGCATGGGTGGGCGAACAACTCGGCGCCGCGCCGAACGGCGGGAGTTGGCAGGTGCGGCTGCCGTCCGAAGTGCAGTGGGAGTACGCCGCGCGCGGCGGCCTGCCCGGTCGGCTCTATCCGGGCGGCGACCGTGCCGAGGGCCATGTCGCCGCCCCCGGTGCAGGACTGCTGCCGGCCGGGTATTCGCCGCCCAACGGTTACGGTCTGCAGGACATGCTAGGCAGCGTGTGGGAGTGGACGGCGGACTGGTACTCGCCGACACGTTACCTGTTCGTCGCGCATGGCGCAGCGGCCCGGCGCACGCACGCGCTGCCGGAGGTCGGCAGCCGGCGTGCGGTGCGCGGCGGGGCGTTTACCTCCGATCCACGTGTGGTCACCGTGTATACCCGTGGTTCGCAGCCGGCCGAGTGGTGCACGCCGGTACTCGGCTTTCGATTGGCGCTGGTACGGTCGTGAGCCGCCGATCCGGCACCGGCGACGAAGCGGTCAAGACGCTCGCCACCAACCGCCGCGCGCGCCACTTCTACCACGTCGACGACCGCCTGGAGTGCGGCATCGCACTGCGCGGCACCGAGGTGAAGTCGCTCAAGGCGGCGCAGTTCTCCTTTACCGATTCGTACGCGCGCATCGCCGACGGCGAACTGCTGCTGGTGGGGCTGCACATTACCCCGTACGCGTTCGGCAACCAGTTCAACCACGACCCCACCCGGACCCGCAAGCTGCTCGCCCACCGCGACGAGATCCGCCGCCTGCGCCGGCGGGTCACCGAGCGCGGGTTGACGCTGGTCCCCCTGCGCTTCTACGTTAAGAGTGGGCTGGTCAAGGTCGAACTCGGCGTGTGCCGGGGCAAGAAGACCTTCGACAAGCGCGAAGACATCAAGCGCCGCGACCTGGAGCGCGACCTGGACCGCCAGGTGCGCAGCGGGCAGCGGAGCTTGTGACCCTGGGTGACCCTGTTTATTTGGGGGTGACCCATACAATTGGGGGTGACTAGGCCTCGACTGGGAGGCATGACGTTTACGGTTGCAGGTGGAGTCCAGCCTCCTTAACCTGGACAATTTGATCTGCCGATACAGATCTAGCACTGGCTGCCTAATATCGTAGCCACGGGGACTTGAAGTGCGGTCCTGAGCGACGAGCATCCCCGACGCAATTCAGGACTTACCGCCACGCCGGCCCGCGGGGGTGGCGGGAAAGACACACAGCGGGCTGCACCGCCGCCCGTGAGCCGGATCACAAAGGCGGCGCGAAGTATTGCAACAGCCGGCTAAACCTGTAGACGCCGTACGCGCACCTTTCAGGACGCGGGTTCGATTCCCGCCACCTCCATCGCCATGCCGCCCGGGCAGAGCATTGCCCGGGTTCGGGCGACTGGCGAATCGTTCCTCTCGACACGGGCCGGGCGGACCACTACCCTGCCCGCGAGCATGACCCGTCCCCGTGAACATGGCGGCGGCCGCCGCGGACCGGCGATTGCCGGCGACCCGACCTCGTTCCCCAGCGATGCCGAGTTGGCGCGCACGCTGACGGCCGGCCAGCGGCAGGCCACCCTTTGCACCCTGACCGCGGACGGCTACCCATACGGCAGCGTGGTTTCCTACGCCGTCGATGACGCCGGTGCGCCGCTGCTGCTGATTTCGGAGCTGGCCGAGCACACCATCAACGCTCGCGGCGACGATCGGGTGAGCATGCTGGTTGCTGCCGCGGCGCCGCGCGACGGCGACCCGCTCGGCAGTGCCCGGCTGACCCTGCTCGGCAGGTTGTGGCGCGCGGACGATCAGTCCGCCCCGCGCGGAACCTACCTGGCCCGCCATCCCTACGCCGCCGGCTATGTCGACTTCTCGGATTTCAGTTTCTGGCGGCTCGACGTGGAGAAGTGCCGCTTCGTGGGCGGCTTCGGGCACATGAGCTGGGTTACCGCCGGCGCCTACCGCGCGGCGGCGGTGGACCCCCTTGCGGAGGACGCGGCTGCCATCATCGGTCACATGAACGAGGACCACGCCGACGCCAACCTGCAATACGTTACCGCGCTCGCGCAACTTCCGGACGCCGGTGCCGCCGTCGTGGTGGGCGTCGACCGCTACGGCGTGACGCTGCGCGCCGACACTCCCGGCGGCCCGCGCCTGGCGCGGATAGGGTTTCCGCAGCCGCTGGCCGATGCCGGCCAGGCGCGCGGTGCGCTGATCCGGCTGCTGCAGCGGGCGCGCGAGAGGACGCGGGACGGCTGACGCTCGGGCCGACTCCTGCCCGTCCCATCCACCCACCGCCGCCGCACCGCGGACGCCGGAGACGCCAAGCTGACGCGGGGCGCCGGCGCCGTTACGGCATGTAGGAACCGCCGCTGACGTGCAGGGACTGGCCGGTGACGTAGCAGCCGGCGTCGGACACGAAGTACAGCACCGCGGCGGCGATGTCCTCCGGGGTGCCGACGCGATTGAGCGGCACCCGCCAGCCGAGAAAGAACTTGTCGTCGTGGGCGGGCGGCGGCGGCCACTTCTCTCCGCGCTCGTCGGCGGTCTGCCGGTTGGTGCCGCCCGGCACGATGGCGTTGGCGGTAATGTAGGGGGCGCCTTCATGAGCGATGCCCTTGGTGAGGGCGATCAGGCCCGCCTTGGAAGCGCCGTAGGTGGCGAACGAAGCGCCTCCCTTGCCGAAGAAGCCGATGTTGGAGGAGATGGTGACCACGCGCCCGT
Proteins encoded in this window:
- a CDS encoding coproporphyrinogen-III oxidase family protein yields the protein MTAAPRRAAVAYYVHVPFCAALCPYCDYPVTVGSLDRAPELVTAVLSEVETLRDALADRPVAALYVGGGTPSFLPPAELRRLLTGLADALLTPAPDEGGSRQCECTLEANPEDVTPDLLETCASAGIDRLSIGVQSFAEPSLRRLGRPCTGSELHAAMELVSRAWRGRLNLDLLAGVPGQQVADVQADVDRVADLGVDHVTLLQLADPPAGGLQPSAAADALWLAAGERLRRRGYADYEVCHFARAGDRSRYLCHALQSRPVAAAGPGSVGTLPAAAAARYGGAVPTESGAVRCTHTAALDSYLAGQGIGWGCNTEPVSARDLLVEHLLQGLRLTDGIAAESEWYRPSPAALLGELWERWRRRGLAHRPHPPHARLALTARGRLQLDALMATASDWLEQAGRGRERLVARWPDGAGLPGSGREALLAAPQRQ
- the lepB gene encoding signal peptidase I; translation: MSKTPSPPRSADFSNAWQRWQHGVVAVTERYLSWRRLRRVRRKIRMQGKHPLLDWAEAIGSAILIVLVINQFLLQAYRIPSESMVPTLLVGDRIFVNKLIYGPELIPGSVKLPSPRQPRRGEVIIFENPTYAPVGPVLELVQRVIYMATLSLVNIDTDEQGRPRAHFLIKRAVGMPGDRVRVRDGDVEIMVGGAGPWRPERELMQALGLPYSVRRLFPQDSYSDLRLASMARVRAAAGMPVSAAEALAAERIRDLGRVDYSFSNTWIARARYQLDPHSHALARDWRRLEHGWQVPPAAFMPMGDNRDDSRDSRDFGPVKLDKVLGRALFHYWPPSRWAAVR
- a CDS encoding SUMF1/EgtB/PvdO family nonheme iron enzyme; translated protein: MHARRARNRTLPNAADHRVRLRPVAGIAPGTYLTVLYGCAAAALLFATLVLPGLRWSGSVIEFTSSPAAATVSVDGRFAGVTPLAVRVAAGTRSVTVAKDYFHPQELSLEVGGRILLSWPLPRRDARHVELAPADAEGLLRHALLDLARNPTVARIVTDAAGDLALAGQPSTELGERLLRNAMLLIEDEAGLAALLAAHTRLAGGSPPSAAGVQRLLRDLARLAADSPSLPLWFAALLPREPRTELLASDWYGAAAEQGRRLAAEQPAASGPTEYPEDTVTAAGMVFHRIPAGTFVMGDARPLTGAQEPVLPFETWPHRLAVASFYLQQREVTKAAYARFVAERPEWSPGNRAALMARGVVAQDYLADWENGAPPAGREREPVVYVSAPAAEAFAAWVGEQLGAAPNGGSWQVRLPSEVQWEYAARGGLPGRLYPGGDRAEGHVAAPGAGLLPAGYSPPNGYGLQDMLGSVWEWTADWYSPTRYLFVAHGAAARRTHALPEVGSRRAVRGGAFTSDPRVVTVYTRGSQPAEWCTPVLGFRLALVRS
- the smpB gene encoding SsrA-binding protein SmpB; this encodes MSRRSGTGDEAVKTLATNRRARHFYHVDDRLECGIALRGTEVKSLKAAQFSFTDSYARIADGELLLVGLHITPYAFGNQFNHDPTRTRKLLAHRDEIRRLRRRVTERGLTLVPLRFYVKSGLVKVELGVCRGKKTFDKREDIKRRDLERDLDRQVRSGQRSL
- a CDS encoding DUF2470 domain-containing protein, which gives rise to MTRPREHGGGRRGPAIAGDPTSFPSDAELARTLTAGQRQATLCTLTADGYPYGSVVSYAVDDAGAPLLLISELAEHTINARGDDRVSMLVAAAAPRDGDPLGSARLTLLGRLWRADDQSAPRGTYLARHPYAAGYVDFSDFSFWRLDVEKCRFVGGFGHMSWVTAGAYRAAAVDPLAEDAAAIIGHMNEDHADANLQYVTALAQLPDAGAAVVVGVDRYGVTLRADTPGGPRLARIGFPQPLADAGQARGALIRLLQRARERTRDG